A stretch of DNA from Desulfurella amilsii:
AAAACCTATAAAATAAAGAAAGGACCAAGCATTATTGAACATACATTTGATATTAAAGACAAGTTAGACAGCACCTATGATTGTATTATTCTTGCAACAAAATCTTTCGATGTTGACAAAGTCTTAGAAAATATTTTAAAAGCAACACGCAATACGCCAATCTTAACAATTCAAAATGGTATATATGTTGAAGAACTATTATTATCAAAGTTAGACAAAAGCCTTATTTTTCCTATTGCAAGCCTTATTGGGGCAACAAAAAATGAAGATACTATAAATAACTTTATGGACAATGGCCAGAAGTTAGGCTATTTCGAAGATAGGCAAAAAGCACTATTATTTGCACAAAATTTCAATAAATGTGGCCTAAACACGGCAGTTGTTGATAATATCATGAGCGAAAAATGGTGGAAATTTATCTTTTACTGTAGCTGTGCCACAATAAATGCACTAACGGGTATCAAAAGTTTTGATCACGATGACTTAGAGTTTTCATCAAAATTAGCAAAGGAGATTGCAGTTGTATTTAGTGGCTCTTATGGTTTGGATTTGGACATAATTGCAAAACAGGTTATAGATTTTGCAAAAAATTTTAAACCAGATACATGGAAGGCCAGTGTTGGCGAAGATTTAAGAAAATGCAAAAAGACAGAAATTGATTATCTAAACGGTTATGTTGTTAAAGTAGCAAAACAAAAAGACAAAAGCGCTCCGTACAACGAAAGTCTTTACAATATCGTTAAAATTCTGGAAAAAACAAAACTCTATGCTGGGATTGTTTAAAGCAAAATATTCATATTTGTGCTAAAAAAGTAAAAATCTCTAGCGCCTACAAATCTCTCTACGGTATTGCCGTTTTTATCAATTAGGATCGTAGTGGGGGTATAGGCTATGCCACCTAGTTTTGATAAATCTGATTGGTTTATTGTATATATGGGATATTGAATTTTATAATAGTTTATAAATGAATGAAGACCATCTGAATTTAAACTAATACCAATAATTTTTACATTGTTGTTGTTTTTATAGTGATCGTATAGCTTATTTAAAGAAGGGATCTCTTCTTGACATGCAGGACAATCTGTTTGAAAAACATTTATCAAAATAACTTTCCCTTTTAAAGAAGATAAATTTATACTTTGTGTATTTTCACCATTTAAGTGAATATCCAGATTTTTGTTCGTGCTGCAAGAGGCTATAA
This window harbors:
- a CDS encoding ketopantoate reductase family protein; amino-acid sequence: MKILIYGSGALGLLMGYHLKKENDVFFIGKTAIQKTYKIKKGPSIIEHTFDIKDKLDSTYDCIILATKSFDVDKVLENILKATRNTPILTIQNGIYVEELLLSKLDKSLIFPIASLIGATKNEDTINNFMDNGQKLGYFEDRQKALLFAQNFNKCGLNTAVVDNIMSEKWWKFIFYCSCATINALTGIKSFDHDDLEFSSKLAKEIAVVFSGSYGLDLDIIAKQVIDFAKNFKPDTWKASVGEDLRKCKKTEIDYLNGYVVKVAKQKDKSAPYNESLYNIVKILEKTKLYAGIV
- a CDS encoding TlpA disulfide reductase family protein; the encoded protein is MLKVKWFLLFLLGFVIASCSTNKNLDIHLNGENTQSINLSSLKGKVILINVFQTDCPACQEEIPSLNKLYDHYKNNNNVKIIGISLNSDGLHSFINYYKIQYPIYTINQSDLSKLGGIAYTPTTILIDKNGNTVERFVGARDFYFFSTNMNILL